The genomic interval TCCCCACCCCCCAAGCCCGGCAAGGGCAGTGGACTATACTTGGGCGTTATGGTGACGCACCGGCGGCGACAGGCCAGCACGACGACGACAGGGACCGCCGACTGGCGCGTCTTCGTTGCTGTGCCAGTGAGCGAGGCGGTTCGCGCGCGGATGAGAGATGTTGCCGACGCGCTCGCGCCGCAGGGTTGGCCGATGCGCTGGGTGCGGCCGGATCTGGCGCACCTGACGCTGCGGTTCTACGGCAATGTAGCCAGCGACCGCGTGCCGGACCTGGCTGCGCGGATCGCGCCCGTTGCGCAGAGTGCCCAGCCATTGCAACTGGAGGCGACGACGATCGGTGCGTTTCCGTCTGAGCATCGACCGCGCGTCATCTGGCTCGGACTGGCCGGCGACATCGGGCCGCTGGGTGTGCTCGCCGCAGCCGTGACGACCGCGACGAACGACTATGGCCCACCGGAGCGGCGACCGTTCGCGCCGCACATCACGCTGGCGCGTCTGCGCGATGGCGCTGCGGCCCCGTCCGATTTCCGGCAGGTAGTGGCGAGCGTTGAGCGCCCAGCCGTTCCGTTTGTAGCGGATCGCCTGCAGCTCATCCGCAGCGTGCTGGGTGCGGGCGGACCGACTTATTCGACGCTGCACGAGTGGCGACTTGGCGCTGCGCCGGAGATCGACGATCACGGTTAGCGACCGACGACTTTGATAACGACATGACGTGCACTTCCGGATTGAAGCCGCTAACCCGAAGATCAGGAGCCTCCCGATGACCGATATGTTTGACCGCCTCAAAGAGCTGGATCGTCGATTCGACGAACTGACCCAGATGCTCGGTGATCCGGCGATTGCCACCGATCCCGACAAGCTGATCGAGTTCGGACGCGAGCGCTCCGATATCGAGGATGTTGTCCTCGCCTATCGTGACCTGCGCGCGCTGGACGGCCAGATCGCCGACGCCGAGGTGATGGCCAGCGATGATGACGCCGAGATGGCCAGCATGGCCCGCGAGGAGCTCGATAGTCTGCGCTCCGACCGCGAGCCGCTGATCACACGGCTGCGTGCACTGCTGGTGCCGAAAGACCCCAACGACGAGAAAAACGTCATCGTCGAGATCCGCGCTGGTACCGGCGGCGACGAGGCCGCGCTGTTTGCCGCCGAGCTGGTGCGCCTCTACACGCGCTACGCCGAGCGGCAGGGTTGGAAAACCGACATCCTCAACTTGAACGAGACTGGCATCGGCGGCATCAAGGAGG from Thermomicrobiales bacterium carries:
- the thpR gene encoding RNA 2',3'-cyclic phosphodiesterase, with amino-acid sequence MVTHRRRQASTTTTGTADWRVFVAVPVSEAVRARMRDVADALAPQGWPMRWVRPDLAHLTLRFYGNVASDRVPDLAARIAPVAQSAQPLQLEATTIGAFPSEHRPRVIWLGLAGDIGPLGVLAAAVTTATNDYGPPERRPFAPHITLARLRDGAAAPSDFRQVVASVERPAVPFVADRLQLIRSVLGAGGPTYSTLHEWRLGAAPEIDDHG